A region from the Triticum urartu cultivar G1812 chromosome 1, Tu2.1, whole genome shotgun sequence genome encodes:
- the LOC125535845 gene encoding V-type proton ATPase subunit C-like: protein MPTKYLIAALPVQSAGGDVAAAENSLWRSLEDSISQHSIDTPLYRFTVPALKGGTLDSLLALSDDLIRSNLFIEGASHRIRRQIEDLERNGGAGEGGALITVDGVPVDSYLSRFVWDEGKYPTKSPLKDIIASILSRISKIEDEIKVQAAKYNSCKNHLRTVYRKQSVSLVVRDLSNLVKPEDIITSEHLATLLAIVPKCSQKDWLSCYESLDTFVVPRSSTRLYEDDEYALYTVTLFAKVVGNFKAHAQERGFLIRDFVYSPEAQESEKDDLEKLLQDEEAMRTSLLQLLYARYSEVFSSWMHICAVFVFAESILRYGLSPSILCVVLAPSTQSEKKVRNILEEHCGNANSNDFWKSDDDGLGGEIHPYVSSTMNVV from the exons ATGCCGACGAAATACTTGATCGCCGCCCTCCCCGTACAATCCGCCGGCGGCGACGTCGCCGCCGCCGAGAACTCCCTCTGGCGCAGCCTCGAGGACTCCATCTCCCAGCACTCCATCGACACCCCCCTCTACCGT TTCACCGTCCCCGCCCTCAAAGGCGGCACGCTCGACTCCCTCCTCGCCCTCAGCGACGACCTCATCAGg TCGAACCTCTTCATCGAGGGGGCCTCGCACAGGATCAGGAGGCAGATCGAGGACCTGGAGCGCAACGGAGGCGCCGGCGAGGGCGGCGCCCTGATCACCGTCGACGGCGTCCCAGTCGACTCCTACCTCTCCAG GTTTGTGTGGGATGAGGGAAAGTACCCAACAAAGTCGCCACTCAAGGACATCATCGCCAGCATCCTGTCGCGGATCTCCAAGATCGAGGATGAGATCAAG GTTCAAGCAGCAAAGTATAATTCTTGTAAGAACCACCTTAGAACAGTCTACAGAAAGCAAAGTGTAAG TTTAGTCGTGCGTGATCTGTCGAACCTGGTAAAACCAGAGGATATAATCACTTCGGAACATCTAGCAACACTTCTTGCTATTGTTCCAAAATGCTCCCAGAAGGACTGGTTGTCATGCTATGAGTCACTTGACACCTTTGTG GTACCGAGATCATCCACAAGGCTTTATGAGGATGATGAATATGCGCTCTACACCGTCACATTATTTGCGAAGGTTGTTGGCAACTTTAAAGCACATGCTCAAGAGAGAGGTTTTCTG ATCCGTGATTTTGTGTATAGTCCTGAAGCACAGGAAAGTGAGAAGGACGACCTGGAAAAGCTGCTGCAAGACGAGGAAGCTATGAGAACGTCTCTTCTGCAACTATTATATGCCAGATACAGTGAG GTATTCAGTTCCTGGATGCACATATGTGCTGTATTTGTCTTTGCAGAGAGCATTCTTAGATATGGTCTGTCACCATCAATCCTG TGTGTCGTTCTAGCACCGTCTACGCAGAGCGAAAAAAAAGTAAGGAACATCTTAGAAGAGCATTGTGGAAATGCCAATAG CAATGATTTCTGGAAATCTGACGATGATGGTCTCGGAGGTGAAATCCACCCTTATGTATCCTCCACCATGAATGTCGTGTGA
- the LOC125520482 gene encoding NADPH-dependent aldo-keto reductase, chloroplastic-like produces the protein MARSFVLNTGARMPSVGLGTWQIEPDVVGDAIYAAVKAGYRHIDCAPVYRNEKQVGFALKKLFEDGVVKREDLFITSKLWSGDHAPEDVPEAIDTTLKDLQLDFLDLFLIHAPIRIKKGTTPSHENILPPDIPATWEAMEKLYDSGKARAIGVSSFSCKKIEDLLAIARVPPAVNQVECHLIWQQDKLQKLCHSRGVHLSAFSPLGSPGSSLPGVSGAIVLSNPIVISVAEKLQKTPAQVALRWCLQMGQSVLPKSTNEARIKENFDIFEWSIPEDLMAKFSEIKQARLMKGEFAVHPLSVYKTLEDLWDGEI, from the exons ATGGCCAGGTCCTTCGTCCTCAACACCGGCGCAAGGATGCCATCGGTCGGCCTCGGCACATGGCAGATAGAGCCTGATGTTGTCGGCGACGCCATCTACGCTGCTGTCAAG GCTGGATATCGGCATATTGATTGTGCTCCAGTGTACCGCAACGAGAAACAG GTTGGTTTCGCTTTGAAGAAACTATTTGAGGATGGTGTGGTTAAGCGTGAAGATTTGTTTATCACCTCTAAGCTATG GTCTGGTGATCATGCACCTGAAGATGTTCCAGAGGCAATTGACACTACTCTTAAAGATTTGCAGCTTGACTTCTTAGATCTGTTCCTC ATTCATGCTCCAATCCGTATAAAGAAAGGGACTACGCCGAGCCATGAAAACATTCTCCCACCTGATATTCCTGCTACATGGGAAGCGATGGAGAAGCTATACGACTCTGGCAAAGCTCGAGCAATTGGTGTGAGTAGCTTCTCTTGCAAGAAGATTGAGGATTTGCTTGCCATTGCACGTGTTCCTCCAGCAGTCAACCAGGTTGAATGTCATCTGATTTGGCAGCAAGACAAGCTCCAAAAACTATGCCATTCGAGGGGTGTTCATCTTTCT GCATTTTCGCCATTAGGTTCGCCTGGATCATCTCTACCTGGGGTCAGTGGGGCTATCGTCCTTAGCAATCCTATTGTCATCTCTGTTGCTGAGAAGTTGCAGAAAACGCCTGCTCAGGTTGCCTTACGCTGGTGTCTTCAAATGGGTCAGAGTGTACTTCCAAAAAGCACCAATGAAGCAAGGATTAAGGAGAACTTTGACATATTTGAGTGGTCCATTCCTGAAGATTTAATGGCAAAGTTCTCCGAAATCAAACAG GCAAGGTTGATGAAAGGGGAATTTGCGGTTCACCCTCTAAGCGTTTACAAAACCTTGGAGGACCTTTGGGATGGCGAAATTTAA
- the LOC125520474 gene encoding NADPH-dependent aldo-keto reductase, chloroplastic-like codes for MAGSFILNTGARIPPIGLGTWQIEPDVVGDAIYAAVKAGYRHIDCAPAYHNQKQVGLALKKLFEDGVIEREDLFVTSKLWFGDHAPEDVPEAIDTTLKDLHLGFLDLFLIHGPVRIKKGTTLSPENLLPPDITATWGAMEKLYDSGKARAIGVSNFACKKMEDLLAVARVPPAVNQVECHPIWQQDKLRKLCQSRGVHLSAYSPLGSPGSPLSVVSGTSVLSNPIVISVAEKLQKTPAQVALRWGLQMGQSVLPKSIDEAMIKENYDIFDWSIPEDLMAKFSEIKQERLLKAEFAVHPLSVYKTLEDLWDGEIQST; via the exons ATGGCCGGGTCCTTCATCCTGAACACCGGTGCAAGGATCCCACCGATCGGCCTCGGCACATGGCAGATAGAGCCTGATGTTGTCGGCGACGCCATCTACGCTGCTGTCAAG GCTGGATATCGGCATATCGATTGTGCTCCAGCATACCACAATCAGAAACAG GTTGGCTTGGCTTTAAAGAAATTGTTTGAGGATGGTGTGATTGAGCGTGAAGACTTGTTTGTCACCTCTAAGCTATG GTTTGGTGATCATGCACCTGAAGATGTGCCGGAGGCAATTGACACTACTCTTAAAGATTTGCACCTTGGCTTCTTAGATTTGTTCCTC ATTCATGGTCCAGTCCGCATCAAAAAAGGAACTACACTGAGCCCTGAAAATTTGCTTCCACCGGATATCACTGCTACATGGGGAGCGATGGAGAAGCTATATGACTCTGGCAAAGCTCGAGCAATTGGTGTGAGTAACTTTGCTTGCAAGAAGATGGAGGACTTGCTTGCCGTCGCACGCGTGCCTCCAGCGGTCAACCAGGTTGAGTGTCATCCGATTTGGCAGCAAGACAAGCTCCGCAAACTATGCCAGTCGAGGGGTGTTCATCTTTCT GCATATTCACCATTAGGTTCACCTGGATCACCTCTATCTGTGGTCAGTGGGACTAGTGTCCTTAGCAATCCTATTGTCATCTCTGTTGCCGAGAAGTTGCAGAAAACGCCTGCACAGGTCGCCTTACGCTGGGGTCTTCAAATGGGCCAGAGTGTACTTCCAAAAAGCATCGATGAAGCAATGATTAAGGAGAACTATGACATATTTGATTGGTCCATTCCCGAAGATTTGATGGCCAAGTTCTCCGAAATCAAACAG GAAAGGTTGCTGAAAGCAGAATTTGCAGTCCACCCTCTAAGCGTTTACAAAACCTTGGAGGATCTTTGGGATGGAGAAATTCAAAGCACATGA
- the LOC125520491 gene encoding NADPH-dependent aldo-keto reductase, chloroplastic-like, with the protein MAGSFVLNTGARIPLIGLGTWQIEPDVVGDAIYAAVKAGYRHIDCAPVYRNEKQVGLALKKLFEDGVVRREDLFITSKLWSGDHAPEDVPEAIGTTLKDLQLDFLDLFLIHGPIRIKKGTTPSLETFLPPDIPATWGAMEKLYDSGKARAIGVSNFSSKKMEDLLAVARVPPAVNQVECHLIWQQDKLRKLCHSRGVHLSAFSPLGSPGSPLPGIISVLSNPIVISVAEKLQKTPAQVAFRWGLQMGQSILPKSTNEARIKENFDIFDWSIPKDLMAELSGIKQERLLKAEFAVHPLSVYKTLEDLWDGEI; encoded by the exons ATGGCCGGGTCCTTCGTCCTGAACACTGGCGCAAGGATCCCATTGATTGGCCTCGGCACATGGCAGATAGAGCCTGATGTTGTCGGCGACGCCATCTACGCCGCTGTCAAG GCTGGATATCGGCATATTGATTGTGCTCCGGTGTACCGCAATGAGAAACAG GTTGGCTTGGCTTTGAAGAAATTATTTGAGGACGGCGTGGTTAGGCGTGAAGATTTGTTTATCACATCTAAGCTATG GTCTGGTGATCATGCACCTGAAGATGTGCCAGAGGCAATTGGCACTACTCTTAAGGATTTGCAGCTTGACTTCTTAGACTTATTCCTC ATTCACGGTCCAATCCGCATCAAGAAAGGAACAACGCCGAGCCTTGAAACCTTTCTCCCACCTGATATTCCTGCTACATGGGGAGCGATGGAGAAGCTATACGACTCTGGCAAAGCTCGAGCAATTGGTGTGAGTAACTTTTCTAGCAAGAAGATGGAGGATTTGCTTGCCGTCGCACGCGTGCCTCCAGCAGTCAACCAGGTTGAGTGTCATCTGATTTGGCAGCAAGACAAGCTCCGTAAACTATGCCATTCGAGGGGCGTTCATCTTTCT GCATTTTCGCCATTAGGTTCACCTGGATCACCTCTACCTGGGATCATTAGTGTCCTTAGCAACCCTATTGTCATCTCTGTCGCCGAGAAGTTGCAGAAAACGCCTGCGCAGGTTGCCTTTCGCTGGGGTCTTCAAATGGGTCAGAGTATACTTCCAAAAAGCACCAATGAAGCAAGGATTAAGGAGAACTTTGACATATTTGATTGGTCCATTCCCAAAGATTTGATGGCGGAGCTCTCCGGTATCAAGCAG GAAAGGTTGCTGAAAGCAGAATTCGCAGTTCACCCTCTAAGCGTTTACAAAACCTTGGAGGACCTTTGGGATGGCGAAATTTAA
- the LOC125520507 gene encoding NADPH-dependent aldo-keto reductase, chloroplastic-like, translating into MAGSFVLNTGAGIPSVGLGTWQIKPEVVGDTIYAAVKAGYRHIDCAPAYSNEKEVGLALKKLFEDGVVKREELFITSKLWSGNHAPEDVPEAIDTTLKDLQLDYLDLFLIHGPIRIKKGTTHSPENLIPTDIPATWGAMEKLYDSGKARAIGVSNFTCKKMEDLLAFARVPPAVNQVECHLIWQQDKLRELCQSRGVHLSAHSPLGEASVLSNTIVVAVAEKLQKTPAQVALRWGLQMGQSVLPRSGNEGRIKENFDIFDWSIPEDLMAKFSDIKQVRLVKAEFAVHPLSGYKTLEDFWDGEI; encoded by the exons ATGGCTGGATCATTCGTCCTGAACACAGGCGCAGGGATCCCATCGGTTGGCCTTGGGACATGGCAGATAAAACCTGAGGTTGTCGGCGACACCATCTACGCCGCTGTCAAG GCTGGATATCGGCATATTGATTGTGCTCCAGCATACAGCAATGAGAAAGAG GTCGGCTTGGCTTTGAAGAAATTATTTGAGGATGGTGTGGTTAAGCGTGAAGAATTGTTTATCACCTCTAAGCTATG GTCCGGTAATCATGCACCGGAAGATGTGCCAGAGGCAATTGACACTACTCTGAAAGATTTGCAGCTTGACTACCTAGATTTGTTCCTC ATCCATGGTCCAATCCGTATCAAGAAAGGAACCACGCACAGCCCTGAAAATTTGATCCCAACTGACATCCCTGCTACATGGGGAGCGATGGAGAAGCTATACGATTCTGGCAAAGCTCGAGCAATCGGTGTGAGTAACTTTACTTGCAAGAAGATGGAGGACTTGCTCGCCTTTGCACGCGTGCCTCCAGCAGTCAACCAGGTTGAGTGCCACCTGATCTGGCAGCAAGACAAGCTCCGTGAACTATGCCAGTCAAGGGGTGTTCATCTTTCT GCACATTCACCATTAGGTGAGGCTAGTGTCCTTAGCAACACTATTGTCGTGGCTGTTGCCGAGAAGCTGCAGAAAACGCCTGCGCAGGTCGCGTTACGCTGGGGTCTTCAGATGGGTCAGAGTGTACTACCAAGAAGCGGCAACGAAGGAaggatcaaggagaactttgacATATTTGATTGGTCCATTCCTGAAGATCTGATGGCAAAATTCTCCGACATCAAACAG GTAAGGTTGGTGAAGGCGGAGTTTGCAGTTCACCCTCTGAGCGGTTACAAAACATTGGAGGACTTTTGGGATGGCGAAATCTGA